Proteins from one Candidatus Nitrospira nitrosa genomic window:
- a CDS encoding glycine zipper family protein translates to MKGIRIGAVMAVLMTTACSSARPVLYPNAHMQSVGKEVAEQDIDACKEAAESAGASEGSGKAGRVATGTAVGAGVGAASGAVGGAISGAVGRGSMIGAASGAVWGLLTGLFSVIVGPSHQPNQAYTGFVNRCLQEKGYDVTGWQ, encoded by the coding sequence ATGAAAGGGATCAGGATTGGTGCGGTGATGGCAGTGCTGATGACTACGGCCTGTTCGAGTGCGCGTCCGGTGCTGTATCCAAACGCGCATATGCAATCCGTGGGAAAGGAAGTGGCCGAGCAAGACATCGATGCCTGCAAGGAGGCAGCGGAATCAGCTGGTGCTTCGGAAGGGAGTGGTAAAGCCGGGCGAGTTGCGACAGGGACGGCCGTCGGGGCTGGTGTCGGTGCTGCTAGCGGGGCGGTCGGTGGGGCTATCTCTGGAGCTGTGGGACGAGGATCGATGATTGGCGCGGCCAGCGGTGCAGTCTGGGGTCTTCTGACTGGATTATTTTCTGTGATCGTCGGCCCCTCGCATCAGCCCAACCAAGCCTACACGGGCTTTGTCAATCGGTGTTTGCAAGAGAAGGGATATGACGTGACGGGATGGCAGTAA
- a CDS encoding DUF167 domain-containing protein — MRDSEGGVVLMVHVQPKAARTECVGIHGDAIKIRVAAPPHDGDANDELIRFIAGCCAVPRTHVRIQAGAGSRHKRLHIKGVTAEWLWARLMPPGEKGPVKA; from the coding sequence GTGAGAGACAGTGAGGGTGGGGTGGTCCTCATGGTGCATGTCCAACCCAAGGCCGCTCGAACTGAATGTGTCGGAATCCACGGCGACGCGATCAAGATTCGCGTGGCGGCTCCTCCTCATGATGGCGATGCCAATGATGAGCTGATCCGTTTTATCGCCGGCTGCTGTGCCGTTCCACGCACACATGTGCGAATTCAGGCTGGGGCAGGGTCTCGGCATAAACGTCTGCATATAAAAGGAGTCACTGCGGAGTGGCTATGGGCTCGACTAATGCCACCAGGCGAGAAAGGACCGGTGAAGGCATGA
- a CDS encoding CbbQ/NirQ/NorQ/GpvN family protein, which produces MQQVREIDVAQYRIRQEPFYAEVCEEVGLFTIAAERKLPVMLKGPTGCGKSRFVQYMAYKLGRPLITVACHEDLTASDLVGRYLLKGQETVWMDGPLTVGVKQGAIVYLDEVVEARKDTTVIIHPLSDDRRVLPIEKKGQIVEAADEFMLVISYNPGYQSVLKDLKQSTKQRFMAIEFDYPAPDIEARVIQREAGVEPTIAGNLVKLGQKVRNLRNHGLEEGVSTRLLIYAGTLIKQGVPAARACDVAVARPITDDADMQRAILELVKAIF; this is translated from the coding sequence ATGCAACAGGTACGCGAAATCGATGTGGCGCAGTATCGGATCAGGCAGGAGCCGTTTTATGCCGAAGTCTGTGAGGAGGTAGGTCTGTTTACCATCGCGGCAGAGCGCAAACTGCCTGTGATGCTCAAAGGGCCGACCGGTTGCGGGAAGAGTAGGTTTGTTCAGTACATGGCCTACAAGCTCGGTCGACCCTTGATCACGGTGGCCTGTCATGAAGACCTGACGGCTTCGGACTTGGTCGGCCGGTATCTTCTCAAGGGACAAGAGACGGTCTGGATGGACGGGCCGCTGACGGTCGGGGTGAAACAGGGGGCCATTGTGTATCTCGATGAAGTGGTCGAAGCCAGGAAGGATACGACGGTTATCATCCACCCCCTCAGTGATGATCGGCGCGTGCTCCCGATCGAGAAAAAAGGGCAGATCGTGGAAGCTGCCGACGAGTTTATGCTGGTGATCTCTTATAACCCGGGGTATCAAAGCGTACTCAAAGACCTGAAGCAAAGCACGAAGCAGCGCTTCATGGCGATCGAATTTGACTACCCTGCTCCGGATATTGAAGCGCGGGTGATTCAGCGTGAAGCCGGTGTGGAGCCGACGATTGCAGGTAATCTCGTCAAGCTCGGTCAAAAAGTCCGCAACCTCAGAAATCATGGTCTCGAAGAAGGAGTCAGTACCAGACTCTTGATCTATGCCGGGACCTTGATCAAGCAGGGGGTTCCGGCGGCGAGAGCTTGTGACGTGGCTGTTGCCCGTCCGATTACCGATGATGCTGATATGCAGCGGGCGATACTCGAACTCGTCAAAGCCATCTTTTAA
- the aceE gene encoding pyruvate dehydrogenase (acetyl-transferring), homodimeric type, with the protein MNDADCSGQPQSDIDPQETSEWLDSLDYVLEQHGIERATYLFERLRDRLGERGAQVSHSINTPYVNTLPVSQQPPYPGNLELERRIRSLIRWNAMAMVVKANQQRPGIGGHISTFASAATLYEVALHHFLRGKDSPQGGDQVYFQGHAAPGIYARSFVEGRLPEEALHRFRAELNSDGRGLSSYPHPWLLPDYWEFPTVSMGLGPILSIYQARFNHYLQDRGLKDTNQQRVWAFIGDGETDEPESLGALSLAARERLDNLIWVVNCNLQRLDGPVRGNGKIIQELEAIFRGAGWHVIKVIWGSDWDALLSKDDEGLLVKRMGEVVDGWYQKYVVEGGAFARQHFFGADPRLLKLVENYSDEQIHKMLRGGHDPRKLYTAYKAAVEHTGQPTVILAKTIKGYGLGEAGEGRNISHQQKKLNEQELREFRTRFSVPVPDAHLTSTPFYRPPTDSPEAAYLEERIKIMGGPIPARRVTVEPLTTPALDRFKEFLEGSGERSVSSTMGFARMLSRLLGMKDIGKYLVPIIPDEGRTFGLEAFFRQYGIYSHIGQLYEPVDKSSLLHYFEAKNGQILEEGITEAGAMSSYIAAGTSYATHGINMIPFYIFYSMFGFQRIGDLMWAACDMRARGFLLGATAGRTTLEGEGLQHQDGQSHLLASAYPTIAAYDPAFMFELAVILQDGLKKMYQDQQDVSYYITLYNESYQMPTMPPNVEEGIREGVYRFRPAPDRAKHRAHLLASGPLVNEAVRAQSLLLRYGVAADVWSVTSYKQLRMRTLETERWNLLHPESAPRVSFLQQTVEQFDGPCVAVSDYVRLVPQQIAPWIPGGLLTLGTDGFGRSDTRKALRRFFEVDAEHLAVATLYTLSRRGSVAANLVMQATRDLGVSPDGEAPWHR; encoded by the coding sequence ATGAACGACGCGGATTGTAGTGGTCAACCACAAAGTGACATTGATCCGCAGGAAACCAGCGAATGGCTGGATTCCCTCGACTATGTCCTGGAACAGCACGGCATTGAGCGAGCGACGTATCTGTTCGAACGGCTTCGTGATCGCCTGGGCGAACGCGGAGCGCAGGTCTCCCACTCGATCAATACACCGTACGTCAATACGCTTCCGGTCTCTCAACAACCGCCCTACCCAGGCAACCTTGAGTTAGAACGCCGAATCCGCAGCCTGATCCGCTGGAATGCCATGGCCATGGTCGTGAAGGCCAACCAACAGCGGCCCGGGATCGGCGGACACATTTCTACTTTTGCATCGGCAGCCACACTCTATGAGGTAGCACTCCATCATTTCCTCCGCGGCAAAGACAGCCCCCAAGGCGGTGACCAGGTCTATTTTCAAGGTCACGCCGCGCCGGGAATCTATGCGCGCAGCTTTGTCGAAGGACGCCTTCCGGAGGAGGCACTCCACCGCTTCCGCGCCGAGTTGAACTCGGACGGGCGAGGCTTGTCGTCCTATCCGCACCCCTGGCTGCTCCCCGACTACTGGGAGTTCCCGACCGTCTCAATGGGCTTGGGACCGATCCTGTCGATTTATCAGGCACGGTTCAACCATTACCTCCAGGATCGAGGTCTCAAAGACACGAACCAACAGCGCGTGTGGGCCTTCATCGGCGACGGTGAAACCGATGAGCCGGAAAGTCTCGGCGCTCTCTCGCTCGCCGCCCGTGAACGACTCGACAATCTCATTTGGGTCGTCAATTGTAATCTGCAACGCCTCGACGGTCCCGTACGCGGCAACGGTAAGATCATCCAAGAGTTGGAAGCTATTTTTCGCGGCGCCGGCTGGCACGTCATCAAAGTCATCTGGGGGAGCGATTGGGATGCGCTGTTGTCGAAAGACGATGAGGGACTCCTGGTCAAACGAATGGGCGAGGTGGTGGACGGCTGGTATCAAAAGTATGTGGTGGAAGGCGGCGCGTTCGCGCGGCAACATTTCTTCGGCGCCGATCCGCGACTGCTCAAGTTGGTGGAGAACTATTCCGATGAACAAATCCACAAAATGCTACGGGGCGGACATGATCCGAGAAAACTCTACACCGCCTACAAAGCCGCTGTGGAGCACACAGGGCAACCCACCGTGATCTTGGCCAAAACAATCAAAGGGTATGGCCTCGGCGAGGCCGGCGAAGGACGCAACATCTCCCATCAGCAGAAAAAGTTGAACGAACAGGAGCTACGGGAGTTCCGGACGCGGTTCAGCGTGCCGGTACCGGACGCGCATCTGACGTCGACCCCATTCTACCGTCCACCGACCGATAGTCCTGAAGCGGCGTACCTCGAGGAACGGATTAAGATCATGGGCGGTCCGATTCCGGCACGGCGTGTCACCGTCGAGCCTCTCACCACACCGGCGCTCGACAGGTTCAAGGAGTTTCTCGAAGGATCGGGAGAACGCTCGGTCTCCAGCACGATGGGATTCGCGCGCATGCTGAGCCGCCTGCTCGGCATGAAGGATATCGGGAAATATCTCGTCCCGATCATTCCCGACGAAGGCCGTACGTTCGGCCTGGAGGCGTTCTTCCGACAGTATGGCATTTACTCGCACATCGGCCAGCTGTATGAACCGGTCGACAAAAGCTCACTGTTGCACTACTTCGAAGCGAAAAACGGGCAGATTCTTGAGGAAGGCATTACCGAAGCCGGAGCCATGTCGTCCTACATCGCGGCAGGGACATCCTATGCGACGCACGGCATCAACATGATTCCGTTCTACATTTTCTATTCCATGTTTGGCTTTCAGCGGATCGGCGATTTGATGTGGGCTGCCTGCGACATGCGCGCGCGGGGATTTCTGTTGGGTGCCACTGCGGGACGGACGACGTTGGAAGGGGAAGGGCTGCAACACCAGGACGGGCAGAGCCATCTCCTCGCCAGTGCCTACCCGACGATCGCGGCGTATGATCCGGCCTTCATGTTTGAGCTGGCGGTCATTCTCCAGGATGGACTGAAGAAGATGTACCAGGACCAACAAGACGTGTCCTACTATATCACCCTCTACAACGAATCCTATCAGATGCCGACCATGCCGCCGAACGTGGAGGAGGGTATCCGAGAGGGTGTGTACCGATTCAGACCCGCCCCGGACCGGGCCAAGCACCGGGCGCATCTCCTCGCGAGCGGTCCGTTGGTGAACGAAGCGGTGCGTGCTCAGAGTCTGCTGTTACGCTACGGCGTTGCAGCGGATGTGTGGAGCGTGACAAGCTACAAGCAGCTGCGGATGAGAACCCTCGAGACCGAGCGCTGGAATCTGCTGCACCCGGAATCGGCACCCCGTGTGAGCTTCTTGCAGCAGACCGTCGAGCAGTTTGACGGCCCTTGCGTCGCCGTCAGCGACTATGTGCGACTGGTTCCGCAACAGATCGCGCCGTGGATTCCAGGCGGCCTCCTCACGCTAGGAACTGACGGCTTTGGTCGGAGCGACACCCGCAAGGCATTACGGCGCTTCTTCGAGGTCGACGCCGAACACCTGGCGGTGGCGACGCTCTACACCTTATCTCGTCGAGGATCCGTGGCGGCGAACCTGGTCATGCAAGCCACCCGTGATCTCGGGGTTTCACCTGATGGGGAGGCTCCGTGGCATCGATAA
- a CDS encoding dihydrolipoamide acetyltransferase family protein has product MNVELPFLAEGIEGGDVVQVLVREGEQVREGQSLIELETDKATVPVPAPATGTVVRLLVRPGDHVKVGQALIELNGSEDAPQKAKTFSPGKSTAAPAPNPDPTENAGQAKVMEPQEHGPTHPMTPLPEPAQPSVEPKPPAAPPSPAEPGIPAPPSVRRLARELGVDLSHVKGSEAGGRITADDVKAFVRERTKRGASPNAGSGTYSTPYGSERREPLPSIRRKIAANMTQAWTTIPHVHQFQDADITDLMTLHKRYAPEFKKKGATLTLSSLFLKAIVHALKLYPQLNATLDLTNGEVIYKDYYNIGVAVDTPDGLIVPVVHHVDQKDLLQISLELADLAERTRKRAIKLEELQGATFTLSNMGGIGAGPFLPIINPPQVGILGVGKARMTPVYRDGQFVPRRVLQLCVAYDHRLVDGAIGARFTNELVKVLEDFQGMFLGL; this is encoded by the coding sequence ATGAATGTCGAACTTCCATTTCTTGCAGAAGGGATCGAAGGCGGCGATGTGGTCCAAGTACTGGTGCGTGAGGGGGAGCAGGTACGCGAAGGTCAGTCATTGATTGAACTCGAAACCGACAAAGCCACCGTGCCGGTGCCGGCGCCCGCTACGGGAACTGTCGTACGCCTACTCGTTCGGCCAGGCGATCACGTCAAGGTCGGGCAGGCGCTGATTGAGCTGAATGGATCCGAAGATGCACCGCAAAAGGCCAAGACCTTCTCGCCTGGGAAGTCGACCGCAGCACCAGCCCCGAATCCGGATCCGACCGAGAACGCAGGCCAAGCGAAGGTCATGGAGCCTCAGGAGCATGGACCGACCCATCCGATGACGCCGCTGCCGGAACCAGCACAGCCGTCCGTGGAACCAAAGCCTCCTGCAGCCCCTCCGTCGCCCGCCGAACCGGGGATTCCCGCTCCTCCGTCGGTTCGCCGACTTGCGCGAGAATTGGGCGTGGACCTTTCACATGTCAAGGGGTCGGAGGCCGGCGGCCGGATCACCGCCGATGACGTGAAAGCCTTTGTGCGGGAGCGGACCAAACGCGGCGCCTCCCCGAACGCCGGTAGCGGTACCTACTCCACCCCTTATGGGTCGGAACGACGGGAACCGCTGCCATCGATCCGACGGAAGATCGCCGCGAACATGACGCAGGCCTGGACCACCATTCCGCACGTGCATCAATTCCAGGATGCCGACATCACCGATCTCATGACACTGCATAAACGGTATGCGCCGGAATTTAAGAAGAAGGGCGCCACACTGACGTTAAGCAGTCTCTTTCTGAAGGCGATCGTCCATGCGCTGAAACTGTACCCGCAACTGAATGCGACCCTCGATCTCACCAACGGTGAGGTGATCTACAAAGACTATTACAACATCGGTGTGGCGGTCGACACACCGGACGGACTGATCGTACCGGTGGTTCATCACGTGGATCAGAAGGATCTTCTGCAAATTTCCTTGGAGCTGGCTGATCTGGCAGAGCGAACCCGCAAGCGAGCGATCAAGCTGGAAGAGCTACAGGGTGCGACATTCACACTCAGCAACATGGGAGGGATCGGCGCCGGTCCATTCCTGCCGATCATCAATCCTCCTCAAGTCGGCATTCTCGGAGTCGGCAAGGCGCGGATGACGCCGGTGTATCGCGACGGTCAATTCGTCCCGCGCCGAGTGTTGCAACTGTGCGTGGCCTACGACCATCGCCTGGTGGACGGAGCGATCGGTGCGCGCTTTACCAACGAGCTCGTCAAAGTCCTAGAAGATTTTCAGGGGATGTTTCTGGGACTGTAG
- the lpdA gene encoding dihydrolipoyl dehydrogenase, producing MAESHYDVAVIGAGPGGYAAAFHAADLGLRTALIDEDPQLGGTCLLRGCIPSKALLHAARLITEAEEAAAWGIHFDKPRVDLEAFRDRVQTIIGKLTKGVRTLAGSRKVEVIQGRAMLKDATTLRLSDSNTPRELSFAHAILATGSQPRIPVSLQLDDPRVMDSSSALQLTDVPARLLVIGGGYIGLELGTVYQALGSAVTVVEAMPRLLNSVDADLVRPLHQCLQRRFKAIRLNTTVERLEARAEGLAATFTDSQGASTEIFDRVLVAVGRSPSTGRLGLEHTQITVTSKGFIHVDRQMRTTERTIFAIGDVVGEPMLAHKATHEGLVAAQVIAGRQTIFDAAAIPAVVFTDPEIAWCGLTEEAAKASGQVVKVVRFPWAASGRATTLGRTEGLTKLILDAASGRVLGMGLCGVGAGELIAEGVLAIEMGALAEDVAASIHPHPTLSETVMEAAESFSGSPTHLFVPKRS from the coding sequence ATGGCTGAATCGCACTATGACGTGGCGGTGATCGGCGCCGGTCCTGGCGGCTATGCCGCCGCGTTTCATGCAGCCGACCTGGGCTTGCGCACGGCCTTGATCGATGAGGATCCGCAACTGGGTGGTACCTGCTTATTGCGCGGTTGTATTCCGTCGAAAGCTTTGCTGCACGCAGCCCGCTTGATCACGGAGGCCGAAGAAGCGGCAGCCTGGGGCATTCATTTCGACAAGCCACGCGTAGACCTGGAGGCATTTCGCGACCGCGTGCAGACGATCATCGGGAAACTCACAAAGGGGGTGCGAACGCTGGCGGGCAGCCGGAAAGTCGAGGTGATCCAGGGGCGGGCCATGTTGAAGGATGCGACGACCCTTCGGCTCTCCGACTCCAATACCCCGCGCGAACTCTCATTCGCTCACGCCATCCTCGCGACCGGCTCGCAACCCCGCATTCCAGTCTCACTGCAACTCGATGACCCGCGCGTGATGGATTCCTCGAGCGCGCTCCAGTTGACGGATGTTCCTGCCCGCCTATTGGTCATCGGCGGCGGCTACATCGGCCTTGAGTTAGGCACGGTCTATCAGGCCCTCGGCTCCGCAGTGACGGTGGTCGAGGCAATGCCGCGCCTATTGAACAGCGTCGATGCAGATCTCGTGAGGCCTCTGCATCAGTGTCTGCAACGCCGATTCAAGGCGATCCGATTGAACACCACCGTGGAAAGGTTGGAAGCTCGGGCGGAAGGTCTGGCTGCAACCTTCACAGATTCTCAAGGAGCCAGCACCGAGATCTTCGATCGCGTGCTCGTTGCCGTCGGGCGCAGCCCCAGTACCGGTCGGCTTGGGCTCGAACACACACAGATCACGGTCACATCGAAGGGTTTCATCCACGTTGATCGGCAGATGCGCACGACCGAGCGGACGATTTTCGCCATCGGCGATGTGGTGGGCGAACCGATGCTCGCCCACAAGGCCACGCATGAAGGATTAGTCGCTGCCCAAGTCATCGCCGGACGACAGACAATTTTTGATGCGGCGGCGATCCCGGCTGTGGTCTTCACTGATCCGGAAATCGCCTGGTGCGGGCTGACGGAAGAAGCGGCCAAGGCATCGGGACAAGTCGTGAAGGTCGTGCGGTTTCCTTGGGCAGCGTCAGGGCGCGCCACGACCTTGGGCCGTACCGAAGGCCTCACGAAGCTCATACTCGATGCCGCATCGGGCCGCGTCCTCGGCATGGGACTATGCGGCGTCGGTGCGGGCGAGTTGATCGCCGAAGGAGTCCTGGCGATCGAGATGGGGGCGCTTGCGGAAGATGTGGCCGCTTCAATCCATCCACACCCGACGCTGAGCGAGACGGTCATGGAAGCAGCCGAATCGTTCTCCGGATCACCGACCCATCTCTTCGTGCCGAAACGGTCATGA
- a CDS encoding lipoate--protein ligase family protein — protein sequence MLDLTLPRPVENLALDEVLLEELDERGGAPMLRFWESDRLFVVLGRGSRVGDEVDVPACERDGVPILRRASGGGTVLQGPGCLSYAIVVPYRLYSELRTIRTTNQFVLERIAAALQRWEPTTTFQGTSDLAVGNLKISGNAQRRAGNALLFHGTILHSMSADLVAQYLKHPSRQPDYRLDRPHRMFLGTITAPPQAIKQAIASAWNAVPLEHGWPISRMPHAIAAVLARSRDEPSSAS from the coding sequence TTGCTCGATCTCACCCTCCCCCGTCCAGTCGAGAATCTCGCACTGGATGAGGTATTGCTGGAAGAACTGGATGAACGGGGCGGGGCGCCGATGCTTCGGTTCTGGGAGAGCGATCGCCTATTCGTTGTCTTAGGTCGCGGCTCACGTGTGGGTGATGAGGTGGATGTCCCTGCCTGCGAAAGAGACGGCGTCCCGATCCTTCGACGCGCAAGCGGCGGGGGAACCGTCTTACAAGGGCCAGGTTGTCTCTCCTATGCCATCGTGGTGCCGTATCGGCTATATTCTGAGCTCAGAACCATTCGCACCACCAATCAATTTGTTCTTGAACGGATCGCCGCGGCGCTTCAGCGGTGGGAGCCGACGACGACCTTCCAAGGGACCAGCGACCTTGCCGTCGGCAACCTGAAGATTTCCGGCAATGCACAGCGCCGTGCCGGGAACGCGCTGCTCTTTCACGGGACCATTCTGCACTCTATGAGCGCCGATCTCGTTGCACAGTACCTCAAGCACCCCTCACGGCAGCCCGACTACCGATTGGACCGGCCTCACAGAATGTTCCTGGGGACAATCACCGCTCCCCCGCAGGCCATCAAACAAGCCATTGCCTCCGCATGGAACGCAGTACCGCTGGAGCACGGATGGCCCATATCCCGCATGCCCCATGCCATCGCGGCTGTCCTCGCACGAAGCCGAGATGAACCGTCGAGCGCTTCTTAA